The Vicia villosa cultivar HV-30 ecotype Madison, WI linkage group LG1, Vvil1.0, whole genome shotgun sequence genome includes a region encoding these proteins:
- the LOC131605560 gene encoding small ribosomal subunit protein bS21c has protein sequence MAVSSLLPTTHPLSLSTLPPYSTSTKIDNNNNNIRRLSFSPIAYPKLSHSNSTALLPVKSSKYNAQILFEEDEPVKSSRYNVQILPEEDETDDDLIYRFRREVINAGVFRECRRRRFFENPIDKAKRKRREAAQRNRKRKHYFRTRVPEKSDTPNKEKVDDGEEEDYWDLSDVDLPYT, from the exons ATGGCCGTTTCGTCTCTTCTTCCTACGACACACCCACTGTCACTCTCAACACTACCACCATATTCAACTTCAACCAAAatcgataataataataataatattcgtCGCCTTTCATTTTCACCCATCGCGTACCCTAAACTCTCCCATTCAAATTCAACCGCATTACTTCCCGTCAAATCGTCTAAGTACAACGCACAAATCCTATTCGAAGAAGACGAGCCTGTCAAATCGTCTAGGTACAACGTACAAATCCTACCCGAAGAAGACGAGACCGATGATGACCTCATATACCGTTTCAGGAGAGAGGTTATTAATGCTGGGGTTTTCCGGGAGTGCAGACGCAGAAGATTCTTCGAGAATCCAATTGATAAGGCCAAAAGGAAACGCCGAGAAGCGGCTCAAAGAAACCGTAAACG GAAGCACTATTTTAGAACTCGAGTACCGGAGAAATCTGATACTCCAAAtaaggaaaaggttgatgatggtgAAGAAGAGGATTATTGGGACCTATCAGATGTAGATCTTCCTTATACTTGA